The Kogia breviceps isolate mKogBre1 chromosome 2, mKogBre1 haplotype 1, whole genome shotgun sequence genome segment aaaagaatcacacacacacactttctagAGAGGTAAAATCCAATCAGTCCCAATTCTCCATTCTATGAGGGAGCAAAAGGAACCCACATGAAATACAGGCATGAACCTAGATCTCAAAAGCCAGAAAAAGTCTGGATTCATCCTTGGCTTCTACCGTGACCTTAGAAAAGGTACATTACACTGCCGTAAGCCTCAATTTTTTCATCTTACTGGTGATATCTActctgaaataatatttaaactacttagaacagagcctggtaTACAGAACTGCTCCACAAAATGATTTTCCTTGCAATGAACTGCGGCTTCATGAGGTAGTCCTACACAAATTTACAAGAGAACAAAATAAGCTTCACCCTTGTTTCTCCATAAATTCAGATGATTTTCACTGATGGGTGACTTCAGGGAAGATACAATTATTTTTCAGACACAGCTGGAATGACAGAAAATTAGCTTAGCCCTCCCAAGCACCTCAGCCAGTATTTCATGTTGAGAAAGTAATAAACAAAGTACCTTGAGGGACAAAGATCTCTGAGTTGTCTGGAAATTATTCCAGCCTGAAAACATTCTTCTACAAATCGCTCAAGCACAGAGTATGAATGTGGGACATCCAGATTAATGTCTGGAATTTCACTGTAAATTCTCTCATAACCCTAAAACAATGGAATTACATACAGAGTTGTTAGcccatataaaatacataatgccATACAACCCATCACTATTATCAATCTATATTTAAGGCCAAATGTTCATATAATTAGACTGCAGTCAGATCCGAACCTTGAAAAGTACGAGGAGTAagtatattttttacagaatagTCTCTTTAAAACTGTTCTCTCAAAAGAGCTTCAGGCAGACATTACACGTTGGACACATTTCTTCCCCATCTACTTCCCCATAATACAtttactacattttttaaaaataaaaggcaagtaAGAACCTCACCAATATTTAATAACAATGCATACAATTTTAAATAGGAATAAagtactttataaatttattagaaATTCATGTTTCTCTctagatataaaaaagaaattatcataTCTTAGAACTCTTGaggaagaacacacacacatttttaaaaatacagtttcaaAAATACTGGAGTATTTATTACTTTCCAGGAAATGGCTATAAGAGGTTCAAAGATAAACAgtaccattaaaaaatatatatatatagacaattTGTAATCTGTATTCAAtcatatatatttaagatgtaaGCCTAAAAATTGTTCAAAATGTTATACTCACTCTTTTCATTTGGTCTAGAGTAATAGTAGAAGATTTCCAAAGAGATTTTAATAAGTCCAAAATCATCTTAAATGTACTTTCTCCAGTTGACTCTAAAACCATTACAATGGCctaaaaattgaataaatgattgaattaTTGCTCATTTTCATATAAGAAACTGCTCCTAAAATATATCAGATCTCATctctaatatgtatatatatgtatagatgagaatgattataatttttgtgactttctgtttgaattaaaaaaaaatcccacaagaactcagaggcaaaaaatatacaaatcaattatcactgcaaagtaaaggagttGTTGCAGtagaggattactggactgaatgtgaATATTATGACTTAGTATGactgtgtttcatgtttggtaattgcagtcattgttgctttagctgtggtcatccatttacaatgaatgcttggtgtcagtttatttatctcttgtaaaaataaaatacagtgtgtgtgggggggtgtgaataaataaataaataaagatgaggaaactaatactttaaaagttaaaatgaatCACTCAAAAGCACACAGATGAGAAGTGCAAGGCTAAGATTTAAATCTAGAAGTGCTAAACATTATCTAAGtacttttcatttaattcaaacCTCCTAGCATTATCATTATCTGAGATAAAATGACAGATGCTATATAGAAATTAAAGCCAATGCATTTTGTTAACATATTGCCAAATACCTAATACAATATGTTGAGGGGGCATATTCTGgaatgaaaacattattttaataaagatattataaaataaaggaaaaatctgGAAAGTACGTATCATGAATATGAATGtttttataaacttaaaaatactcttgggcttccctggtggcgcaatggttgagaatctgtctgcctgccgatgcatgggacaagggtttgtgccctggtccgggaagatcccacatgccgcggagcagctgggcccgtgagccatggctgctgagcctatgcatccggagcctgtgctccgcagtgggagaggccacaacagtgagaggcccacgcaccacacacacaaaaaaaaatactcttactGTGTGATCCAGAAATTCAAcacctaggtatttacccaagaaaaatgaaaagatatgtccacacaaaacctgtgAGTGAATAtgactgcttttttaaaataatcactcactcaaactggaaacaacatgGTAGGTCTATTCAATGGAATATCACCCAGCACTAAAAAGCGAATTTACTGTTACATAAAATGACATGGACATATCTTAAAAGCACTATGCTACCTGAAGAAGGTCAGACacacagtatgattccatttatatgattgATAGTTTGGGAAAGGCACAACTATAGGGACAAACATTAcatcagtggttaccaggagaTGATAGTGGTAGGGGAGCAGGTTAGCCCCAAACTTTTggaagtgatggaaatgttctatattctgAGATAGTGGTTATGTGACttgatacatttgtcaaaaattcACTGAACTGCACAGCTAAAGAGTATATTTCACTCTAAATTATACCtcgataaaaaaaagaaaaaattgtaaaaccCTCTCctcaatattaaaatttttaaaagaaaacaataatgtaTGTTATTAAAGAAGCATTAAGTCACTGTGGTGCAAAAAGGAACACTTAATAATTCTTTTTGAAATGTCAAAGTAATCTTACTTCATATACaagctcatggtgaaaatgaggTACTTCCAGTTCCTTAAGGCAATGTTCAGCTTCAGATATGTCTCCAGAGAGTAAATACTCTTTCAGCAGCATATCAATCTATTAGATTTAAAGATTGAGATGTGTTagaattcttgatttttaaaaaattctgttttgcCTAAGGATTTATTTACACTCATCTCAATATAGTACATGATAAATAGGTCACAAACAGTTGTCTAAGAATAGTCTTGACATGACACTATCATAACAGAATTTTTTAgtaattaaaaagcaaattccCAAATTTTAAATGGTTCATAGTCATGAAGGGAATGCAGTGTTTCGGTGTGTTTCAATAATCCATTGCGATCGACAAGTAGACTTAAGGTGTGTTTGGCCTGAGTTGTGGACCATAATGCTTCGATGCTCCCTGTAAAACAAGGGACCTTAAATACCACTAGAGGGCACTAACTGAAAGtctcaaaatgaatttttaaagtggCGCAAACCCATTTGCATCAGCATGACATTAAGTGGGAGCCAAAAATGAGAGATAATAGGGTTTTACTAGACAGGGCAAGGATTTCCAAAgcagttttctcttttctctacaacTGAAGATTTGAGGCCCATTATTTAAAACGTTCGTCAGTAATTCAGCTTCCAGTTATAGCTAAGGAGGCAAGTCTTGACTCTCCTGTTGAAAGTTGCATAAGAACATCTATGGCTccagagaaaaaaagtttttcagcACAAGAACTTCAACGAGGAATGTTCTCCCCTACACATCGCCTGTTAAAATCATCTTTGCACCTAGCAGACACTCAATGAATATTGGCTGTTTGAAATCTCATTTAAGTATGTTCTACTTCCAACTTCTACAATGTATTACCATTAAAAGTATAGTAAAATTTGATCAACAGAATACATCTTGATGAATAATTCCTATTATCATGCTTTaggaaaataagtatttaaagcATGTTACTTGAATAAAGTATTTTCACTTTATAATTATAagctaatatatttattatttaaattacatCACTTagttttttaactttgttttttttttttttttttttttttttttgtggtatgcgggcctctcccattgcagagcagaggctcgggacacgcaggctcagcggccaaggctcacgggcccagccgctccgcggcatgtgggatcttcccagaccggggcacgaacccgcgtcccctgcatcgtcaggcggactctcaaccactgcgccaccagggaagcccttaactttgTTATTAACTTAAAGTATTTAAATACTTCCCATTGGGTTCCATGCATTGTTGAGAACgataaattataaatacatgtatatatttctaaaagTCCTCTCTGTCCAACTCATCCTTccatgtaaaataaatgaatatccaAATAATGTCAACCTCAAACTCATATATTAGTAGCTTTATTTCAATTTTCATCGTGACATTTTTTTTGCTGtgataattcacataccataaaacagTTTGGCGgtttatcaaaatattaattttgagaaGCAGtatcatcttaacaatattaagtctttcagtccataaacatgggatatctttctacttatttaagccttatttaatttctttcaacagtgttttgcagtttttgGTGCACAAGACTtaacacttcttttgttaaatttattcctttgtattttaatcttttttatgcTATAACAAATgcaattgtttcttaatttcatttcagaCCATTCATTGCATTGCTAGTGTACAGAAGACCTAGAACTAAATTCAGTAcactgatcttgtatcctgcaactgtgCTGAATTCGTTTATAAAAggtttgatgtttttgtttttttgagaattCACTTGGATTTTCTGTATACTGATCATGTCATCTGGGaacagagatagttttacttcttttccaacttaGATGCCTTCTATTGCATTTTATTGCTGAACTGCTCTGGTATTTCCACCAtttttatacctcaatttttgtaataactttaaaattttttaaaaacagatattacAATCATGACATTACAAACACCAACTCATCTACCttaacatatataaaaacaaaactggtCAAAGCTCTGACAATATTTTGAGCTCCTTAACACTCAAACTTGGGTATacatatcattaaaatatttactaaatatcaaAACTATAGTCACATGAAAGATTATACTCAAAAATCAGAAGCACATGTACTATATAAGTCttctaattttcttaaaaatcttcaaatagGATTAACtactttttctggtttcttattACAGAATATCACTTTGCTGccagaaaaaataaatccatagAGAATAAATCTGGCATTAATGCAAAAaccaattactttttcttttaaagaatgcaTATAGGTAGTGAACTTCCCTACAAAAATCTACCACTCTGATCTATTCTAGTGTTCATAATACATAACTTACAATCTAAGACCATCCAGTTTCAAACTGCTCTTATAAAAATGgacatttattgaataacttacaaaacagaaactcttATTTCAACagtctaaaaaatttttaattccaaGAAAAAGACTTCAGGTATTCCTTTGAGGTTCCTACACAGCATTCTTCATGAAAACCCCTTTAACTTCATGAAAGCCCCTTTAACTTAACACAGTCTTATTTTTAAGTcagagaaaccataaaaatttaataatgacTATATAATTATTGTATAATTTATAGCAAAAGGGCATAAAAGCCAAATATATAAGGATTATTCCATTTTCCACTTGCAGCTATAAGACTGAAATTAATTTTTGCCCACAAAAATATCAGCTAGAAGGCAGAGTTTGTTTCCCTAAAGAATACATATAAATTAAGCTAAAGACAATGCCCAGTAGTTACCTCTTTAACAAGGTGGTTAAGAGACTGCTGCCCACCTCCAGAGCCCCACACACTGTCCTTGCGCTTTCCACCTTTAGACATACTCAGAAGCACAGTAGCCTTGTCCAGAGcagctctacaaaaaaaaaaaaaaaaaaaaaaagttaattttgacATATGGACATGCTTGAGATTGACCAAATTATTGATGAAGTTGGGGCAAAAAAACCCATATACACTAAAAGCTTTCATATAACATAAAAGCAACCTAAAGTTCAGAAGtcttaaaaaactatttttcacGATAAAAAGTTGGAAACAAAAAAGTTGCTTCTCATATTAATATTCTCTCACTCATTTCCATTTCTCGGTCAACAAAAGTCTAATAACGTTATTTCAAAATTACTGATCTAGCCTGAGAGAAGGAACGTTTCACCTAAAACTAACTTTTACACAGATCCTTGCCTTTCCACCAGGGCAACCATTCCACTCTGACCTGAAGTAGTCCTAGAAAATTAATATCTATACCCGTGAAAACCTAAGACATGGCTAAGTCCAAGTCTAAGTTTACAGGAAGTTATGAAAAATCATAGAGCATAACTCCCAAATATCACATTTATAGCTTATAATTATACCAAAGAACAAAAGtgaaaaacattatttcttaAGATTTCTatagcaaataaatataaaattgaaaatagggCTTTGTTAATACTGTCTATCTTAttagaatattaaataattacagaatattaaaaCCTAAAGGGACCTTAAAAAACATTCCAAGTCCCatcctttcattttataaataaggaaactgagaccgaGAGAAAAATGGCTTGACATAAAGGTAGCTAACAGTTCAGCTAAAATCCAGAACTTCTGCATTATAGTACTGTCTTCTTTCTGTTACATCATGTCAAGAATCTCTCAATTTTGTTTTAACGGTAAAGAGTACACAAAAATGACAAACAGGTGTCCACAAAGTCTGATTAATTCAAGTGTCATTTCAACAGAATCCTGCAGAACCTTCCCGTTTTGAAAGTCTAAGTAGGAAAATTAATTTACTTACCTAGCCTGTACACAATCTACAGTTCCTTTGTAACTATCAATATAGGTATTACATAAAATTCCATCTCCAACAGCTCTAGCAATAAACTGGCCCACCaactataataagaaaaaaaaaagagctatataaaaaaatctaaaataaagctTTATAGGACACAATTTCTGAAAACATAAATGATGAAGACTGGTTGAACTACACAGTCAATGCCTAAGACATGTTGGGAGTACTCAAAAAAAACCTATTTAGCACCTACTGTTTATGCCTGGCATACACTCCCACATCTTAACCTACAAGTTAAAAGCCATGGGGGCATAAAATATCTGTTTTGCTCACTATTGAAACCCCAACACGTTGCACACTGCTTGAAACATAGCATATAATCAAAATTACTTGCTAAGTCAATGACTTAATAGTCAAGAGAAACAACtcttctggaaagaaaaaaaattggactaTGGTCTCTCAAAACTGTTTGATTAAAGGAATTTATCTGAGGGGGAAAAGTTGTGCAGAAATATTTATCTGAAAGTATGCTCAtagcattatttcttaaaaaaactggaaacaacttagTGTCTAACAGTAATTGTGTGGTTGAATGGTATATATGTAAGATGGTACACCGTGTGGCCAAATATGTTTACCACATTTTATGGTGTAAGAAAAATCAAGTTTACCAAGTAGcatatacagtatgattccactttttattaaaacacaaaacGTAAGGATATGTAAAAACCATACACTGATATATACCCACAAAAGTAGAATGGAAGATTtaaacaccaaaatgttaacagttaacagtggttatttttgctggcctttcttccttttggcttttctttatttttcaaaacttctATAATGACTATTAACTTATGTAcagtattcttttaaaagtatGGGTGTtggtataaaaaaaaatcatgtttgaaTCACAGCTCAATACTGACACAGACTACTTACTGTCTGTCACAGGAAAGTATAACAGAAACAGCATTTATGTTAACCTACCTACAGTCTATTCCTAAATTAATGTTTAAGTAAAGTGCTCCTACCTTGCTTTAAAACTTTGCTCAGGTAAATAGCAACGATTTCACACATTTTCAGTTTCAAACCAGAAAGTCATATTATAGTGTCAGCATGTATGAAATCTAATAAAAGTAAAAGGCTTTGAACAGAATCTAAACAAAAGCATACATAAGTCatgaattttctaattatttcccCACAAAGCTACAAAAGGGAACAatcttatttatcattatttttataataaacattaGTGAAGCAAACTCAATCCTCAATTATAacaatctacatttttaaaaaatcctagctCATGAAACAGCTTAACTACATGTAATAGAGAATATACAGACAGCAAGAAAACATGACCTAAAAACTATACAGAGCATGGGGGGAAAGTAAGATATAAAATTACAGTGTGATGAAAACTATGTTGCAGGGGTGGAAACCGCTagggaaaaatacactaaaacatTAGAGGGCTATCTCTGTGTGACAGGGAATATGGgccagtttttcttctttcatctaATAAAATTTCCTAGGAGTATGTATTAGTTCTATACTTGCAAGTGAAGTAGACGAAGAGAATGAACAAGAGGAAGAATCATACAAACCTGTGGTGCTCTAGGAGTATCCAATGCTAATTCAGGTAGATCTTTCAACaatttatcaaatgatttttctacatCATTTGTGCTCATTACTGTCCCACAAAGGTCAGAAAGAAGCTTAGATGTCATTTCTCTATGACTAGCTTTTCCCTCCAACGCCAATGACACCGCCAACACTGGTACTCCACTTTTCATTTCGCCAAGATTTAAATCTCTTAGCATTtcctattcaaaaaaaaaaaaaaaagtatgtcacTGCCTATagctcaatttattttattttattttattttttatttttttaatttttattattatttttttttgcggtatgcgggcctctcactgttgtggcctctcccgttgtggagcacaggctccagacgcgcaggctcagcagccatggctcacgggcccagccgctccgtggcatatgggatcttcccagaccggggcacgaacccatgtcccctgcatcggcagacggactctcaaccaccacgccaccagggaagccccaatttgttttatttttgaaaaaaaaatcaagatattaCCCATATATCCTTCTCTCTCTTgactggaaaaaaatcagagaagcaCTCAAAATTTGGGGATTAAGATAAATACATCTTTTTCTACACATAAATTAAATACTGATCCACTTTAAGTCAAGCTTCAACTGTCTGAACACTAAAATCAAGAATGTGAATTACACCTAAAATAGTTTATTAAACTACATAGTATTGGTAAATTTGGTGTTAGGAGTTAACTAACCCTCTGCCTTATACTCTATTACTTCTAGAAATAGTGTTTTATGAGCATTTGTAGGGAAATTCATTTTACATTATCATAAGCTGTTTATACTCTCTTCACCCAAATATTTATACTTTCGTATAAAGTTTAAAATGAGATCTTAAACCACTGTTTTTAAGTGGGATTATTGTTTTACATGCcaagataaagtaaaattttctcttaaaaaatataatagcaGCAGCTAATACTTACTGACCACTTACAGTGTATCAGGAATTATAACAACACCTTAGTTTATACTCTTTGAGGGAGGTATTATCATCATACTCACCACACCCAAAGCACAGAAAAATTACGTATTTGCTGAGGGCACCCAGGGGAGTGCTCAGGTTGGAAGTGGAATACAGGCAGTATGACCGGAGACTAAC includes the following:
- the PDCD4 gene encoding programmed cell death protein 4 isoform X1, with the translated sequence MDVENEQILNVNPTEPDNLSDSLFSGDEENAGTEEVKNEINGNWISASSINEARINAKAKRRLRKNSSRDSGRGDSVSDNGSEGLRSGVTVPTSPKGRLLDRRSRSGKGRGLPKKGGAGGKGVWGTPGQVYDVEEVDVKDPNYDDDQENCVYETVVLPLDETAFEKTLTPIIQEYFEHGDTNEVAEMLRDLNLGEMKSGVPVLAVSLALEGKASHREMTSKLLSDLCGTVMSTNDVEKSFDKLLKDLPELALDTPRAPQLVGQFIARAVGDGILCNTYIDSYKGTVDCVQARAALDKATVLLSMSKGGKRKDSVWGSGGGQQSLNHLVKEIDMLLKEYLLSGDISEAEHCLKELEVPHFHHELVYEAIVMVLESTGESTFKMILDLLKSLWKSSTITLDQMKRGYERIYSEIPDINLDVPHSYSVLERFVEECFQAGIISRQLRDLCPSRGRKRFVSEGDGGRLKPESY
- the PDCD4 gene encoding programmed cell death protein 4 isoform X2 — protein: MDVENEQILNVNPTENAGTEEVKNEINGNWISASSINEARINAKAKRRLRKNSSRDSGRGDSVSDNGSEGLRSGVTVPTSPKGRLLDRRSRSGKGRGLPKKGGAGGKGVWGTPGQVYDVEEVDVKDPNYDDDQENCVYETVVLPLDETAFEKTLTPIIQEYFEHGDTNEVAEMLRDLNLGEMKSGVPVLAVSLALEGKASHREMTSKLLSDLCGTVMSTNDVEKSFDKLLKDLPELALDTPRAPQLVGQFIARAVGDGILCNTYIDSYKGTVDCVQARAALDKATVLLSMSKGGKRKDSVWGSGGGQQSLNHLVKEIDMLLKEYLLSGDISEAEHCLKELEVPHFHHELVYEAIVMVLESTGESTFKMILDLLKSLWKSSTITLDQMKRGYERIYSEIPDINLDVPHSYSVLERFVEECFQAGIISRQLRDLCPSRGRKRFVSEGDGGRLKPESY